From a single Solanum dulcamara chromosome 4, daSolDulc1.2, whole genome shotgun sequence genomic region:
- the LOC129884712 gene encoding sigma factor binding protein 2, chloroplastic-like → MMMKYKNNKKQTRRDDHNSKKSNIKVVYISTPMKVKTSASRFRSLVQELTGRNSDIERIMETHGSITEFEDIHGERDDVNELPAKSSSLSPSPSSSSISLLPAKSSISSPISSESNNYFMEPNFDDLFNNQLMGEQFLALLASSNYNMPPSSSDYSAEIDVLGSYDALL, encoded by the coding sequence ATGATGATGAAATACAAGAATAACAAGAAACAAACGAGGAGAGACGATCATAATTCGAAGAAGTCAAATATCAAAGTTGTATACATTTCTACTCCGATGAAAGTTAAGACAAGTGCATCGAGATTTAGGTCACTTGTGCAAGAACTCACTGGACGAAACTCGGATAtagaaagaatcatggagaCTCATGGGTCGATAACGGAATTTGAAGATATTCATGGTGAACGCGACGACGTTAATGAACTTCCAGCAAAGTCTTCGTCActatcaccatcaccatcaTCGTCATCAATATCTTTGCTGCCCGCAAAATCATCTATTTCATCTCCTATAAGCTCAGaatctaataattattttatggagcctaattttgatgatttatttaacAACCAATTAATGGGAGAGCAATTCCTTGCTTTATTGGCTTCATCAAATTATAATATGCCACCTAGTAGCAGTGATTATTCAGCTGAGATTGATGTTCTTGGAAGCTATGATGCACTACTTtag
- the LOC129886400 gene encoding peptidyl-prolyl cis-trans isomerase CYP22, whose amino-acid sequence MASVGAGGGVVEWHLRPQVPKNPVVFFDVTIGNIPAGRIKMELFADITPKTAENFRQLCTGEFRKAGVPQGFKNCQFHRVIKDFMIQGGDFLKGDGSGCVSIYGSKFEDENFIAKHTGPGLLSMANSGPNTNGCQFFVSCAKCEWLDNKHVVFGRVLGDGLLVVRKIENVAVGANNKPKLACVIAECGEM is encoded by the exons ATGGCTTCTGTCGGCGCAGGAGGAGGAGTGGTAGAATGGCACCTAAGGCCACAAGTACCAAAAAACCCAGTTGTGTTTTTCGATGTAACAATCGGCAACATCCCTGCTGGTCGCATCAAGATGGAGCTCTTCGCCGATATCACTCCCAAAACTGCTGAGAATTTCAG GCAACTGTGCACGGGAGAATTCAG GAAAGCAGGAGTACCACAAGGTTTCAAGAATTGTCAGTTCCATAGGGTGATTAAGGACTTCATGATCCAAGGTGGTGATTTCCTAAAG GGAGATGGTAGTGGATGTGTTTCCATATATGGAAGcaagtttgaggatgaaaactTTATCGCCAAGCACACTGGTCCTGGCCTATTATCAATG GCAAATAGCGGACCAAACACTAATGGATGTCAG TTTTTTGTCTCATGTGCTAAGTGCGAGTGGCTTGACAACAAGCATGTTGTTTTTGGG CGTGTTCTTGGAGATGGTCTTTTAGTGGTCAGGAAGATTGAGAATGTGGCTGTTGGAGCTAACAACAAACCAAAACTGGCATGCGTGATTGCTGAATGTGGGGAGATGTAA
- the LOC129886402 gene encoding sphingoid long-chain bases kinase 1: MQKSGNLVKNNSLKVTTQQSLRRLGLCSQITAGQHSSPVVFPEKRSKGRSLTRGEFSLSNNDPKKEKNEEHRIDIGDEQSDLLGYEVFSGKLVLDKGKAHKNPELEASKEVTSQDAVEAKLTSKAMVWGSSMLHLEDVISVSHCPGLRHFTIHSYPLRRGSGALSCFLKTRRSQKDFRFLASSSEEALQWVNAFADQQCYVNLLPHPLAPSKKQASDLVTNEFPPESYVRCKNPPKMLVILNPRSGRGRSSKVFHRKVEPIFKLAGFKLEVVKTTSAGHARKLASTVDFSTCPDGIICVGGDGIVNEVLNGLLTRDNQKEAISVPIGIIPAGSDNSLVWTVLGVRDPVSAAIAIVKGGLTPTDVFAVEWVQSGRIHFGSTVTYFGFVSDVLELSEKYQKRFGPLRYFVAGFLKFMCLPKYNFEVEYLPALKEATGEGKSSVIDMSELYTDIMRRSSKEGLPRASSLSSIDSIMTPSRMSGADLDTTCSSTEPSEYVRAIDAKSKRLSAGRSGNTTSEPEVIHPQLPHSVTPNWPRTRSKSKTDKGWTGLTAANDPTRSSWANTTTNDKEDISSTMSDPGPIWDTEPRWDTEPHWNIENPIELPGPADDTEDVVRKDIVQKAAEEWVSTKGQFLGVLVCNHSCKTVQSLSSQVVAPKAEPDDNTLDLLLVHGSGRLKLIRFFLLLQMGRHLSLPYVEYVKVKAVKVKPGKHSNSSCGIDGELFPVNEQVISSLLPEQCRLIGRAPGNCK, encoded by the exons ATGCAGAAGAGTGGGAATCTtgttaaaaataattctttGAAAGTTACAACTCAGCAGTCCCTTCGACGTCTCGGTTTGTGTTCCCAGATTACAGCTGGGCAGCATTCATCTCCGGTTGTTTTCCCTGAAAAACGGAGCAAAGGAAGGAGTCTGACACGTGGAGAATTTAGTCTAAGTAATAATGATCctaagaaagagaaaaatgagGAGCATAGAATTGACATTGGGGATGAGCAGTCTGACCTGCTCGGATATGAAGTATTTTCTGGAAAGCTGGTTTTGGACAAGGGAAAGGCACATAAAAATCCGGAGTTAGAAGCCTCAAAGGAGGTTACTAGCCAGGATGCTGTTGAAGCCAAACTTACGAGCAAGGCTATGGTTTGGGGTTCTAGTATGCTGCATCTAGAAGATGTTATTTCG GTATCGCACTGTCCTGGACTCCGGCATTTTACCATCCATTCATATCCTCTGAGAAGAGGTTCTGGTGCTCTTTCTTGTTTTCTAAAAACTCGAAGAAGTCAGAAGGACTTTCGCTTTTTAGCTTCTTCATCCGAGGAAGCACTTCAATGGGTAAATGCATTTGCAGATCAACAGTGTTATGTGAATTTATTGCCCCATCCTCTGGCTCCATCAAAGAAGCAGGCTTCTGATTTGGTTACTAATGAATTTCCTCCTGAGTCATATGTACGATGTAAAAATCCTCCTAAAATGCTTGTCATTTTAAACCCAAGGTCTGGCCGTGGTCGTTCAAGTAAAGTATTCCATCGCAAGGTTGAACCTATATTCAAG CTTGCTGGGTTTAAGTTGGAAGTAGTCAAAACCACATCTGCAGGTCATGCCAGGAAACTTGCAAGCACGGTAGACTTCAGCACATGTCCTGATG GTATTATATGTGTAGGAGGTGATGGAATAGTGAATGAG GTTTTAAACGGGTTACTCACTAGGGATAACCAGAAAGAAGCAATTTCGGTTCCAATTGGAATCATTCCTGCTGGTTCTGATAATTCTTTGGTCTGGACCGTGCTTGGAGTTAGAGATCCAGTGTCAGCTGCCATAGCAATTGTCAAG GGAGGGCTTACACCTACCGATGTTTTTGCTGTTGAATGGGTTCAAAGTGGTAGAATTCACTTTGGATCGACTGTCACCTACTTTGGCTTTGTAAGCGATG TGCTAGAACTATCCGAGAAATACCAGAAGCGGTTTGGTCCATTACGCTACTTTGTCGCTGGGTTCCTCAAATTCATGTGCTTACCAAAGTACAATTTTGAAGTGGAGTATCTTCCAGCACTAAAAGAAGCAACTGGAGAAGGAAAATCTTCGGTCATTGATATGTCTGAATTGTATACAGACATTATGAGAAGGTCAAGCAAGGAAGGGCTTCCCAGAGCCTCTAGCTTATCAAGTATTGATTCAATAATGACCCCAAGTAGAATGTCTGGAGCGGACTTGGATACTACATGTAGTAGCACTGAGCCATCAGAATATGTGCGCGCCATTGATGCAAAATCTAAGCGCTTGTCTGCTGGACGGAGTGGCAACACAACTTCTGAACCGGAAGTTATCCATCCTCAGCTTCCACATTCAGTAACCCCGAATTGGCCTAGGACTAGGTCCAAGTCAAAAACAGATAAAGGGTGGACTGGGTTGACTGCTGCAAATGACCCCACTAGATCTTCTTGGGCAAATACAACTACAAATGATAAAGAGGATATCTCATCAACAATGTCAGACCCCGGCCCAATTTGGGATACCGAACCAAGATGGGACACAGAACCTCATTGGAATATAGAAAATCCTATTGAATTGCCTGGACCAGCAGACGATACTGAAGATGTTGTTCGGAAGGATATTGTCCAGAAGGCTGCTGAAGAATGGGTGTCTACCAAAGGTCAATTTCTTGGTGTCCTGGTATGCAATCATTCATGCAAAACTGTTCAAAGCTTAAGTTCACAGGTCGTGGCCCCAAAAGCAGAACCTGATGACAACACGTTAGATCTGTTGTTGGTCCATGGAAGTGGAAGACTGAAGCTTATAAGGTTCTTTTTGCTTCTGCAAATGGGCCGACACCTTTCCCTCCCATATGTTGAGTATGTCAAG GTTAAAGCAGTAAAGGTTAAGCCTGGGAAGCACTCTAATAGTAGCTGTGGTATTGATGGTGAACTTTTCCCAGTAAACGAGCAAGTGATTTCGTCCTTGCTTCCAGAACAGTGCAGGCTTATTGGTCGCGCCCCAGGTAATTGCAAGTGA
- the LOC129886399 gene encoding uncharacterized protein LOC129886399: MAPVAPRSGDAIFANVERVNAELFTLTYGAIVRQLLTDLEEVDEVNKQLDQMGYNIGIRLIDEFLAKSNVSRCVDFKETAEVIAKVGLKMFLGITATVTNWDVEGTTCSLILEDNPLVDFVELPDTCQGLYYCNILSGVVRGALEMVSMKIEVTWLRDMLRGDDAFELQLKLLKQVPEEYPYKDDE; this comes from the exons ATGGCTCCAGTGGCACCCAGATCCGGAGACGCCATTTTTGCCAACGTCGAACGGGTG AACGCAGAGCTTTTCACTCTAACTTATGGAGCAATCGTGCGCCAACTGCTGACTGATCTAGAGGAGGTTGATGAGGTCAATAAACAGCTTGATCAAAT GGGTTATAACATTGGAATTAGGCTCATTGACGAGTTTCTGGCAAAGTCTAATGTTTCAAGGTGTGTTGATTTCAAGGAGACAGCTGAAGTCATTGCCAAG GTCGGTCTCAAAATGTTCCTAGGAATCACTGCAACGGTGACAAATTGGGATGTTGAGGGAACAACATGCAGTCTAATTTTGGAAGATAACCCCTTGGTAGACTTCGTTGAGCTCCCTGATACCTGTCAAGGCCTATATTATTGTAACATCTTAAGTGGAGTAGTCAGGGGGGCATTGGAGATG GTGTCGATGAAAATAGAGGTCACATGGCTTCGTGATATGCTCAGAGGGGATGATGCATTTGAGTTGCAACTGAAGCTTCTGAAGCAAGTTCCTGAGGAGTACCCTTACAAGGATGACGAGTAA